One Mya arenaria isolate MELC-2E11 chromosome 5, ASM2691426v1 genomic window carries:
- the LOC128236151 gene encoding uncharacterized protein LOC128236151, translated as MDERLLDYNHQKSRKYALEIVFVTIVSLLGVVGNSVAIFFYGKKKNHNTSAFLLTVISGNDLISSFVNLFQVYESTNSVTYTSDILCKIHGFLLHTFTANSIVLLIPIAFDRFSKVVLVFSAKKFTKTKAKISVFVLITFSVLLALPQLLWFSESLPVFIEIGDGNTSLQGQRCLFNSDSNKVQHNIFHILDIVIIVTCVVILGGLYGSIPITMMKLSKNHEESARTIRLQIPHVETGMSSIENQSSNDVHTDNSTKIYFAEYQKRDQPGATETSLTKAQATVTGTLEQTVPKPIHERHNKKYSSIPPKRRFLQNKAFQLKITAMTFVMTVASLLSCFGYFYVRIGYKVQDHELSVGLKILVRTIIFNSTINPYVICLFSTEFRRFVQDIFSCKCLRTGS; from the coding sequence ATGGACGAACGACTCCTAGACTATAATCACCAGAAATCGAGGAAATACGCTTTGGAAATTGTATTTGTAACAATCGTATCCCTGCTTGGGGTTGTGGGAAACAGCGTTGCCATTTTCTTTTACGGAAAGAAAAAGAATCACAATACGTCGGCCTTTCTGTTGACAGTAATTTCTGGGAACGATTTGATTTCGTCGTTCGTTAACCTGTTTCAGGTATACGAGTCAACAAACAGCGTGACTTACACAAGTGATATCCTGTGTAAAATACACGGATTCCTCTTGCACACGTTTACAGCAAACTCCATTGTTTTGCTAATTCCGATTGCCTTCGATAGATTTTCCAAAGTCGTTCTTGTATTTTCAGCAAAGaaattcacaaaaacaaaagcaaagaTCAGCGTGTTTGTGTTAATCACTTTTTCAGTCTTATTGGCGCTACCGCAGTTGCTGTGGTTTTCGGAATCACTACCAGTATTCATTGAAATTGGCGATGGAAATACGTCACTGCAAGGTCAACGATGCCTTTTCAACAGCGATTCAAATAAAGTGCAACACAACATTTTTCACATCCTAGATATTGTAATCATTGTTACATGTGTCGTCATCCTGGGAGGTTTATATGGTTCAATTCCAATCACAATGATGAAGCTTTCAAAGAATCACGAGGAATCAGCCAGAACAATTAGGTTACAAATACCGCACGTTGAAACTGGAATGTCATCCATAGAAAACCAGTCCTCTAATGATGTCCATACTGATAATTCGACCAAAATATATTTCGCTGAATATCAAAAGAGAGATCAACCAGGTGCTACGGAAACATCATTGACAAAGGCACAAGCAACGGTCACTGGAACATTGGAACAAACAGTTCCTAAACCTATACATGAACGTCATAACAAAAAGTATTCATCTATTCCTCCAAAGCGTCGCTTCCTCCAGAACAAGGCTTTCCAGCTGAAGATTACGGCTATGACATTTGTTATGACCGTTGCTTCTCTTTTGAGCTGTTTCGGTTACTTTTACGTAAGAATAGGATACAAAGTTCAGGACCATGAACTGTCTGTTGGCCTAAAGATATTGGTACGTACCATAATATTCAACAGCACCATCAACCCATACGTGATTTGTCTGTTCAGCACAGAATTCAGGAGATTTGTTCAGGACATATTTAGTTGTAAATGCTTACGTACTGGTTCATAA